The genomic stretch TCCGTGTTGCTTAAAGTATTCTGAACACGTAAGATATTCTGTTCCTCTGTCTGTTCTGAGAATTTTGATTTTACAGCCACTCTGTTTTTCGACAAACGCCTTGAATGTCTTAAAGACATCACATGCTTCTGATTTCTGCTTCAGAAAGTATACCCATGTATATCTActaaaatcatcaataaaagtgaTAAAGTACCTGCTACCACCATTACTTGGAACTTCTACAGAACAAAGATCTGAATGCACAATTTCAAGTAATCTTCTAGCTCTCCAAGACTTTCCTGTAGGGAATGGATCTCTGTGCTTCTTTCCCAGTTGACAAATCTCACAAATACAATTGGAAATATGAATCCGTGGTAGACCAGAAACAAGTCCTTTTCTTGACAGGTAGTTTAGGCCAGAAAAATGAAAGTGCCCAAACCGCATATGCCACAACCAGTTATCATCAAGTATCACAGAACTCATGCAAGAGGGATTAACATGTTGAATTTTTAACGGAAACATTCTGTTTGAAGTTATCTTTGCTTTATCAATGAACCTTCCATTCTTGTCAAATACAGTCCAATATCCATGATAAGTTATCATCTTATATCCCTTCTCAGATAATTGCCCCATACTCAGTAAATTGTAATCAAGTTCAGGAGCATAGAAAACATCAGAAATATAACTCAGAGAACCATCTTTCAATCTGATTGGTATGTGCCCTTTTCCTTCAATAGGGATCTTTGTACTATTACCAAACTTCAATAATAGTTTAACTGAATCATCTAATGAAGAAAATAACTCCTTTCTACCAGACATATGATTACTGCAAGCATTATCCAAGTACCATATATTTTCATCTTCAGCACATGAATTActtgtaaaaaataaagtttgaGTACCCGGATTATCATTAGTATTTTGATGCTGATTTTCTGCAACGTGTGCTTGATTATTATTCATCACTTTGAATCTGCAATCTGCTGCTTTGTGTCCATACTTTCCACAATGTAAACAGTTGAAATTGGTTCTTTCTTGATAAAAATTGCCTCGACCTTTTCCTCGGTTGACAGGCCTGAAATTCGTTCCACCTCTTCCTTGATTAAGTGGTGTAAAATTGTTGTAACTTTCTTGGTTGTAATTGCCACGACCTCTACCTCTAAAACTTCCTCTGCCTCTACTGTTCTGCAACGTTGTTGAAATTCACTCGGCTTTTCAGGACTTCCTCAGTTGATTTTTCTGACTTCTCTAGTATTCTACTGATGTGGCTTTCCATAGTTCCTTGCAACTCTGCAATCGTCATAGTATCCATATCGTGGGACTCTAGTATCGTAGTCACCACATGGTCATACTTCATCGGCATGGTGCGAAGAATTTTCTCCACTACTTTGCTATCGGGCATATCTTCTCCATAGACTCTCATCTTATTGACAAGATTTGTAACACGAGTAAAATATTGCTCAATAGTTTCTGAGCTCGACATCTCGTACCTTTCATATTCTCTTCTTAAAGACTGTAGCTTTGCTTTCTGAGCTTTATCTACGCCTTTGTATGACAGCTTCAACGTGTTCCATGCTTCCTGTGCACTTTTGGCATTTGCTATTTTGCCAAACACCGTATAATCTACTCCTTGATGAATTTGAGATAGCGCCAATTGATCTCTCCTTTGTTGGGCAGCATCTGCTCCTTCTTGCAAACCCGGTTCAATGAAATTCCACAAGTTCTGGGCCTTCAAATGGGTAGACATCAAAGTCTCCCAATAACTATAATCAAGTTTTCCATCTAACTTGGGACCGGACCACACAATATTGAAAGTGTTTGCCATACCGACTCTATGAATCAACAACTATGTGAGAACTCTCCCACACCTCGCAAACTCTCAAACACCAGGCGCTGGATTAAccagctctgataccaaatgtAAGTAAAATACCCATAACTTACTTGGCCCTAGGATCACTCACTCATATAAATGATGCtatcatatttttcatctcTCAAACTCACTAACACTCATAAAACAAGGGAGAGAATTTTTACATTTCAAAACATACACATTTCGTTATGGACACACATATACAATACACAAGGCATATgtgcctttatataggcaatGCTTcctactaaaataataatttgtgaatcaaaaatcaattttgtaATGACTACCATGCTATGAGTTGTCTTCATGAATCTTCCTTCAATTTGCATTCATGTAGTTTCCACAATCTTCTAATTTAGATTGCTTGTCCTccaatttcaattcaatttgattttgaatttcttcAATGTTGTAGAATGTTGTAGTTATACTACTCTTTTGAATGTTCTTGGTTATTCTCCAAATTTCCAACATCTTCTAGTAAATTAATGAttattgttttcaactcaaacttttcttcttcaattcttTAACCATATTTCATGAAGATTCTAGTCCATGCAagttgatttaaaattttaatcaaCAAAATGCGAATAGCAAGGAGAACCAGAATATTGAAAAGTAACGAAGAATAAATCACCAAGAAGACCAAAGCAACAAAAAGCATATATAGTATTTAGGAAGATTAGCTCTCACCAAAATTTAGGAATATGGTATTGGTTTCTTTAtgtctctcttttttttttgggaaaaaTCTCACTTTTTTTAATACTAAAGACTCGagtaatttttgtatattttatcaATGAAagttatcttaaaaaaaaaaaaagcatataTAACAAAGAAGTATTAGTTGCAcgctttatttattaaaacagaaatatataataatgctaattttattcaattcaatAATAACAAACAAGATAAAGCTAAGCCGTTACTTATTTTCTACCCATTCTCCAAAAGGGGTACGTCAAGTTATTGTATGGCACCAAACACTCATCTTGTCTCAACTTAAACACAAACATAGAAACTAAATAGAAAATTACAATAACCATATATAAAGTTTTAATTTGTCCAATATCAAACTCATAGAGGAATTTGAAGATTCAGATCTTGGCAGTCACACTAAGCTGAAGCATCACGGTGGCAACACTTGTAATTAACAGAAGTGACCTCCATGACCCGACCACAAGTGGGATTTGGGCATGTTATGGTAGCTATGACATTTGCATTATAGTCATCAACATTGACAACCGAACATGGCtgaagagcttcaaactctttGAGCTTAATATCATAGTACTCTTTGAAAGCAATGTCAAATCCTTCTTTTTGAAGCACTTTGTCTTGCCACTTGTCAAACTCCTCCACAGTTTTATACATGGGTTCGCCATGACCCAAAACCTTCACATTATACCCTTTGGTGAGAATAACCCATCCTTGTGGATCTTGTTTGAGGCAGAGCAAGCTCTTCACTATCCTTTGTATCTCACAATCTAAGGCACCCTCGTGCTTCTTCAGTTTCTTGCTTTCTATTTCAATCCAAAAACGAGGAACCACCTTTGGATCTGTCTTTCCCAATTGGTAGTGCTCTATTATAGCATCTATGCCTGTGATAGTTTCGTGCTTTCTCAACTTATCCAATGCAAATGTGAAGTTATTCATCCACTTGCTATCACCACCACCATAGATGAAAATATACCTGTCCCCTTTCACCTCCTAAAATTAAATCACATGTAATGCACACCTATTTAGTAATTATACATGTCTCTATTATTTAATCCAATTTAACTAGATAATACCGATGTATGTTCATGGATATAaactaacataaaaaaatacaatttattacttaaaatttatttaacaaaaatactaTGCGCATACTAAATAGTTATCAAATAAGCTATCAGATattctatatataaattatttatgttgttttatttatttttaatatttattttatattttaacatatattttatataaatagataaataattaatttagttgttgattatatatacatgtaacatgattattattttgaaaattatttaacataaaatttgttgagataaaaatacataaataattatatatttaagacagctcattaaataaaaagcatTATATGATAAAACTACGTagttatctaaaaaaattatcatataGAAGTATATAAATTACTATATAGTATATATCGAACAGACAAGACATAGTCGAAAATGATAAATTACAAATTTCTCTTAAATAATCAATATGAGCTATTACCTGAATTCCAAGGTTGACTTTCCTTGTAACATCCCAGAACCACTTCCATTTCTTAACAAGTTCATCACCATCTTCTTTCCTGAATGGGAATGCATCAATCCCCCATTGAAAGATCAAGTCCATTGCATCTTCATTAAGTATGTGACCAGAAGAATCAAACACCGTGACAATAGGTTTTCCCCGGTAATTCAATCTCTCTCTAATTAAGCCAGCATCTGCTAAGGTGGTGGATTGTTCCAATGCATACCATTTGATGTTATGGTTTTTCAGGCGGGTGAATTTATTGTTGAGCACATCGTCCCACTCTCTCACAATTGGGACCCATAAAATCTTGAAATCACCTTTCCTAAAGGTTTTTACTACATCATTTGGATGCGATTCCAGTCTAAGATACAGAGAATTCAAAAGCTGAATCTCATCTTCAATCTTGTCCAAACTTGAAATAAATAGTAGCACATTGTTACCCCTCAAGATATCAATATCCTGTGTGAATGAAGACATAATGATTAGTTAATATGTACTTATGTTTCTTTGCGCCCCACCCAAGATCATAGTTATCAATACCGACAATAATTAAATCGGTTATATTATTGGATTCGATTGtactaaatatattaaaatcaatcacTAAAATTGACTACTaacagtataaaatatatgttagaatataaatacatatcaaaaataaattaaatcatacatatatttatatataaatatattagtgattaattttagtaattaataattatggtgtatgaataatatttttatattacatTATTGaatcatttaattattaatttaatccTTAGATCACACATGCATTAAATTTACTGGttcaattataattaaataattatatatttttatgtttataattaatattatttttattttattttattatattaaattaattattatttttagattttaacaattcattaattaatttatatatttactaTGTCCtttaagtatttataaaaaagagaataaaatttataatcataaaaataaaaaatatattgtaattaataaaatgaaataaaaaatatacgaTTAGGTACATTTAAAAATTTCTTAAACTACTTTTTtcctattatttttcttcttttgtatTCTCTATTTATTGAAACCTTTTCAACTCATTTAATATTTTTGCAATTGAAAGAGAGAGAAGCAATATTTGACATTACGCCATTAAATTTAACTAGTGTATCATTACTGGTTTCTTAAGTTTTTTTCTACTTTATATAAACACAATCAGAGATAAGAAACAAAGggaaaataatagaaaaaatctCATTTCCCTTCTTACGAGATATTAAAATGACGCTTCTCtcctttttatttataaaatatatatttttttttttataacttttaaaaaatctcttctttaatccattttaaattttgtctttaactaatgttaactttatctattttttaaaaaaaataaattatttttttacaaaaatatcttttagcaaaaattttatttttttatcattaaattttgcttaccaaaatatcttttaataaattatttttttattaattaaattgtatttttactaaaatatttttaaaaaaattaataattaaattattttttttaaaatattcttcaataattttttaattattaaattatgattttaccaaaatttttgttaataatttttttgcttactaaaataatttattaaaaggtATTTATTTGGTaagtaaaatttaatgataaaaaaataaaatttttgttaaagggtatttttataaaaaataatttttttttgaaaaatagataaagtagttaacattagttaacacaatttaaaatagattaaaaatgagattttttaaaagttataagaGAAGGGAATatacattttataaataaaaaggaGAAGAGTGTCATTTTAACATTTGGTAGAGAAAGAAATGGTATTTTCTCAAAATAATAACGAAGCATATAAATGGTTTAGTGCGGGTGGGAGTTAATTAGTGGTGCTTACGAATTTGGTTTTGGTGGTGCCATCAAATAATTGTGGAAGCGGCGTTCCAGTGCGGTGGACGAGAAGCTTCAAGAGTTCCACGACATCTTTAGGATTGTAAAATCTCTTCCAACGCCTCTGGTAATCATCAAGGGCAGCTGCAACATGTAGCAAGTCGATATATCATTACTTATTATTAGTCCCAAATTAATAAATGTTCTAATAGTTCGTTATACATCAAAGTATTAGTTAGTTAAGGACTGCACCAATTTCCTCCCGGCTCGATGTCAGATGTCGATTCAGACTTTCATCAAATGAATAAAGCTTTTCTGTGAATTTTGACAATGCATAGTCCCTGAAACAAAATGTCCAATTGCAGTTATCTAACTCTACATTAATTCAATTTTGATAATGTATACAAATGTAATAATACTATCTCTCTTAAAAAGATACATTGTTATATTGCATAACTGCACTATTTTTGGAATGAAAAAGTTATCAGAATtctaacttattttttaattattttcttaattatcttcttaatttttaaattaagaactttatttttattttttattattcttaaaaaatataatatatatttcaatttcaacaaaataattaaaaaaaattaaaactctcaattatttaaaaaaatatctaaaaacaGTATCATATgagataatatattaaaatttaatttgtctTAGTATTAGTATGAGAGATATAATCAATtatatatctttttctattcgtttaaatttaaaaaaaaaatagttgatGACATGATATCTTATGTTTGTTAAGAGAAACTTTTGTCTTTAATTTCAAAACTAAtgaatatttattttgaaatattaaGTTAACTATAAAAATTATTCAAACCATATTAGATATTATATATCTAAAAAAAGGAGAATAAtaaggggaaaaaaaaaacttacgAGGCAACAACAATGTTGGCAGTACAGGCAACAAGGGAAGCAATTGTCCAATAGACAATAAATGGGATCTCTTGCAATGCACGAGACAAAGAAGGAACATCCTCAGTGTCATAGCCATTAGAAGACCATTTTGCCCATTCTATCACGTGATGAAGTGCTTCCAGAACCACACTCACCAACTTGGTAGCTTCATTACTCACACTCCTGCTTTCCACTTGGTTTAGTTGCTTCAGTGAGTTTGCAACCTGGTCCACGCTGCTTTGATTTATCTCTTTAAGGTACACAAGATTCCCATACTCCAAAGCAAATGCAGCCACAGTTATTACTGCCTTTGCGTCCCATGAATACGCCTTCAGTTGCTGCAATATCCACATTGTTGTTTGGTGCACATACTTCTCTTCACCAGGAGTTTTTATCATCTGTATTGTTATTCATATACAaataagagtttaattttaaccTACTCAAGGTGTAAAATGTATTGTATGGTCGTTTAATTATATCCATTATTTTAAACAATGATTCACgtatttaacataaaaaatagttattctTATTGATATGAGGAAAGTTATATATTTAATTGAATGCAATTGTAAATACATTATATTTTAAGTTAGAtatatgttttcttttaatCTAATTATCTTccatcaaataaattaattaacctGACAAGAAATCAGCTTGAGTGTCCGAAAATCTGGTTGTTGAAAACCAGTCACAGGAGCAGCTCTGCCATTCTGCcataataaccaataataatatTAGTGCTACACTATTGTAATCTATAGAACTCTTCATAGtataaattaaatgaattaCGAAGTTATAACTAATTCATTAAAGGAAGTAACTAACGAATAATAATTTACCTTAGTAAGAACATTGGTAACAATGTTGTAAAGACTTCCAGTATCACAACTTTTATCATCATGAAGGTGGGTGATGTAAACTTTTTCAAGTATTTGAGAGTCATCATGGTCAAAGGGGCCTCGAAGCTGAGATTTGATCAGATGAGTGGCACCTGAAGCTCCAATGGTTTGTGCCATGGTGACGATGGATCTTGCTTAAGGCTATACTACAATAGCAAATGCTCCCTAGCTAGTCCTTAACCCCTTTAGTTTTTGGCAATGCAATGCATGGATCTTGTAATTATTTATAGGATCCATATAGTGAATATTAGTGTTCACAATtggcatatttttttttacatgcTGATGAGTGTCCAACACTAAAGCTTATAACTATGCTCTTCAATTTACACTTTAGTATTCTTGAAGCTCATATATAACAAATTAACAACATATATTACTTTCGTGAATTAAGAGAAAAACTAAAGAGATACAGTTATAAAGAGAATATTTTTATACCAACTTTGCTTCTGCTGcgtctttaattttattttggcGTGAAACGTGCTACTCTCGTTTGATCGATTTGATTTTCACAAAATATCCCTTACGGAGTTAGTGAGATATGTGAGATGATGGATTAGGGTTATAATTGTCATTTCGGTTGGAGAATAGTGAAACTTCAATAGCAAAGGGTAATTGTAAAGGACATCTATACCTATGGCTAATATAAACGTTCAAGGAAAGAACATTATATATTCGtcaattttctttttggtttaCAATATCATAGGCAAATTTACTGTTGATCAAGAA from Arachis stenosperma cultivar V10309 chromosome 9, arast.V10309.gnm1.PFL2, whole genome shotgun sequence encodes the following:
- the LOC130949953 gene encoding uncharacterized protein LOC130949953, with amino-acid sequence MANTFNIVWSGPKLDGKLDYSYWETLMSTHLKAQNLWNFIEPGLQEGADAAQQRRDQLALSQIHQGVDYTVFGKIANAKSAQEAWNTLKLSYKGVDKAQKAKLQSLRREYERYEMSSSETIEQYFTRVTNLVNKMRVYGEDMPDSKVVEKILRTMPMKYDHVVTTILESHDMDTMTIAELQGTMESHISRILEKSEKSTEEVLKSRVNFNNVAEQ
- the LOC130950572 gene encoding protein SIEVE ELEMENT OCCLUSION B-like, which codes for MAQTIGASGATHLIKSQLRGPFDHDDSQILEKVYITHLHDDKSCDTGSLYNIVTNVLTKNGRAAPVTGFQQPDFRTLKLISCQMIKTPGEEKYVHQTTMWILQQLKAYSWDAKAVITVAAFALEYGNLVYLKEINQSSVDQVANSLKQLNQVESRSVSNEATKLVSVVLEALHHVIEWAKWSSNGYDTEDVPSLSRALQEIPFIVYWTIASLVACTANIVVASDYALSKFTEKLYSFDESLNRHLTSSREEIAALDDYQRRWKRFYNPKDVVELLKLLVHRTGTPLPQLFDGTTKTKFDIDILRGNNVLLFISSLDKIEDEIQLLNSLYLRLESHPNDVVKTFRKGDFKILWVPIVREWDDVLNNKFTRLKNHNIKWYALEQSTTLADAGLIRERLNYRGKPIVTVFDSSGHILNEDAMDLIFQWGIDAFPFRKEDGDELVKKWKWFWDVTRKVNLGIQEVKGDRYIFIYGGGDSKWMNNFTFALDKLRKHETITGIDAIIEHYQLGKTDPKVVPRFWIEIESKKLKKHEGALDCEIQRIVKSLLCLKQDPQGWVILTKGYNVKVLGHGEPMYKTVEEFDKWQDKVLQKEGFDIAFKEYYDIKLKEFEALQPCSVVNVDDYNANVIATITCPNPTCGRVMEVTSVNYKCCHRDASA